In Desulfomonile tiedjei DSM 6799, a genomic segment contains:
- the secG gene encoding preprotein translocase subunit SecG — MLTMFILIVHVVVCIALIMIILLQSGKGADIGATFGGGSSQTVFGSSGAGTFLSKITIGAAVVFMVTSIFLTYFSGKATLIQERSIVSEESGAPSAVPPTGTPETPGSGAPPTQSEAPQSAPPAMPQAPSGGSPAPASPQPSGETPPAK, encoded by the coding sequence ATGTTGACTATGTTCATTCTCATCGTGCACGTGGTTGTGTGCATAGCGCTCATCATGATCATACTTCTGCAATCGGGTAAGGGTGCAGATATCGGAGCTACATTCGGCGGCGGTTCGAGTCAGACGGTTTTCGGCAGCTCCGGCGCAGGGACGTTTCTGAGCAAAATTACTATCGGTGCAGCAGTTGTGTTTATGGTGACATCGATTTTCCTCACCTATTTTTCCGGTAAAGCTACCTTGATCCAGGAACGATCGATTGTTAGCGAAGAATCCGGTGCACCTTCTGCCGTACCGCCTACGGGCACTCCTGAGACTCCTGGCAGTGGAGCCCCCCCGACACAATCGGAAGCACCGCAGTCGGCACCTCCTGCCATGCCGCAAGCTCCTTCCGGAGGCTCTCCTGCACCTGCATCACCTCAGCCGTCCGGCGAAACGCCACCTGCAAAATAG
- the ilvB gene encoding biosynthetic-type acetolactate synthase large subunit yields MSELNGAQILLRSLVEEGVDTIFGYPGGAVIDIFDAMAREFSEDFKFILTRHEQAAVHAADGYARATGKPGICIVTSGPGGTNTVTGLATACMDSIPVIVFTGQVPTPLIGNDAFQEADIVGITRPCTKHNYLVSRLEDLAQTIKEAFVIASTGRPGPVLVDLPKDIVQAKTEFEYPKTVSLPTYKPTIKPYIPSIKRAAAMLAEAKKPVIYAGGGVITAEAHRELTELAEMMGFPVTMTLMGLGCFPGTHPLSLGMLGMHGTYRANMAVSNSDLLLAVGARFDDRVTGKIEEFAPQAKIIHIDIDPTSIQKNLAVDVPIVADAKNALAKLIEVLKKKGYSKNDRRDTLKEWHVQLTAWRNEQRLRFDRTTETIKPQYVVEKLYELTADRAIITTEVGQNQMWAAQYYLFDRPRTFLTSGGLGTMGYGFPAAIGAQVAFPDKIVIDIAGDGSIQMNIQELATVAQYHLPVKIAILNNGYLGMVRQWQERFYDNVYAHTDIMVAPDFVKLAEAYGAVGLRATTTSEVEPTIRKALEIDGPVIIDFVVEREEGVYPMVPAGASLTNMILI; encoded by the coding sequence ATGTCCGAATTAAATGGCGCACAGATTCTCCTTCGCTCGTTGGTAGAGGAAGGAGTCGACACTATCTTCGGATATCCCGGAGGAGCCGTTATCGACATCTTCGATGCGATGGCCCGAGAATTCTCCGAGGATTTCAAATTCATACTCACTCGTCACGAACAGGCTGCGGTTCACGCTGCCGACGGCTATGCCAGGGCAACGGGAAAACCCGGTATATGTATCGTCACATCGGGACCCGGGGGCACTAACACTGTGACGGGACTTGCAACCGCGTGCATGGACTCCATTCCGGTTATCGTTTTTACCGGACAGGTTCCCACTCCCCTTATCGGTAATGACGCGTTTCAGGAAGCCGATATTGTGGGCATAACCAGGCCCTGTACGAAGCACAACTACCTCGTTAGCAGGTTGGAAGATCTCGCCCAGACCATAAAAGAAGCCTTTGTCATTGCAAGTACCGGCCGCCCCGGCCCCGTTCTGGTCGACCTCCCAAAAGATATCGTCCAGGCAAAGACAGAGTTTGAATATCCCAAAACTGTCTCCCTGCCGACGTACAAACCGACAATTAAGCCTTACATTCCTTCGATAAAACGTGCCGCGGCCATGCTGGCAGAGGCCAAGAAACCTGTCATCTACGCGGGTGGCGGCGTCATAACAGCGGAAGCACACCGGGAACTTACAGAATTGGCAGAGATGATGGGATTTCCCGTTACTATGACGCTCATGGGATTGGGTTGCTTTCCCGGAACTCATCCTCTATCCCTCGGCATGCTTGGGATGCACGGAACGTATCGTGCAAACATGGCTGTCAGCAATTCTGACTTGCTGCTCGCAGTTGGAGCCAGATTTGACGATCGAGTCACGGGCAAAATAGAAGAGTTTGCACCACAAGCAAAAATTATCCATATCGACATAGATCCGACCTCGATCCAGAAGAATCTCGCAGTCGATGTTCCCATTGTAGCGGATGCAAAGAATGCGCTTGCCAAACTGATCGAAGTGCTCAAAAAGAAAGGTTATTCCAAAAACGATAGGCGCGACACATTGAAGGAATGGCACGTTCAGCTCACTGCCTGGAGAAACGAGCAGAGATTGCGCTTCGATCGTACCACCGAGACCATTAAGCCGCAGTACGTAGTGGAAAAGCTTTACGAACTCACTGCGGACCGGGCCATAATCACCACTGAAGTTGGACAGAATCAGATGTGGGCGGCTCAGTATTATCTTTTCGATCGACCCCGGACGTTCCTCACCTCAGGAGGCCTCGGCACCATGGGCTATGGCTTCCCCGCGGCAATCGGCGCTCAGGTGGCATTTCCGGACAAAATCGTCATCGATATAGCCGGTGACGGCTCGATCCAGATGAACATCCAAGAGCTTGCAACTGTGGCTCAGTACCATTTGCCCGTGAAGATTGCCATACTCAACAACGGCTATCTGGGAATGGTTCGTCAGTGGCAGGAACGCTTCTACGACAATGTCTATGCACATACCGATATTATGGTAGCCCCTGATTTCGTGAAACTTGCTGAAGCATACGGTGCGGTAGGTCTTCGGGCGACGACGACCTCGGAAGTTGAACCAACCATTAGAAAGGCCCTCGAGATCGATGGGCCTGTAATAATCGATTTCGTGGTGGAACGCGAAGAAGGCGTGTACCCCATGGTACCCGCCGGAGCGTCTCTGACCAACATGATACTCATATGA
- the gap gene encoding type I glyceraldehyde-3-phosphate dehydrogenase gives MAIRIAINGFGRIGRTVMRSALVHPEIEVVAVNDRMDPDLMAFLLKYDSVHGQFPGEVTPSADVINVSGKEVRALRITDDLLNLPWRDLKVDVVMECTGIFRDREKAGKHIEAGAKKVIVSAPGKKVDATFVIGVNEETYDPTKHHVVSNASCTTNCLAPIAKVLFDEFGIEKGVMTTVHSYTMDQSLLDTVHKDYRRARAAAINMIPTTTGAASAIGQVIPELAGKLDGLAIRVTTPNVSLVDFTALVKKGTTPDEVNAAMKRASEGRMKGILEYVDKPLVSVDFINNTHSSMFDSLSTFVVGDNMVKVLSWYDNESGYSARMVDLAVLMGEKLS, from the coding sequence ATGGCAATCAGAATAGCAATCAATGGGTTTGGACGCATCGGGCGAACTGTTATGAGAAGCGCACTGGTACACCCCGAAATAGAGGTCGTGGCCGTTAATGACAGAATGGACCCGGATCTCATGGCTTTCCTGCTGAAATATGATTCGGTTCACGGCCAATTTCCGGGGGAGGTCACACCCTCCGCGGACGTGATCAATGTGAGCGGAAAAGAAGTCCGGGCACTTCGCATAACCGACGATTTGCTGAATTTGCCCTGGCGTGACCTCAAGGTCGATGTTGTGATGGAATGTACTGGCATTTTCAGGGACCGTGAAAAAGCCGGTAAGCATATAGAAGCAGGCGCAAAGAAAGTCATCGTTTCCGCTCCCGGTAAGAAAGTCGATGCAACTTTCGTAATTGGAGTGAACGAAGAGACATATGATCCGACAAAACATCATGTGGTGTCGAATGCATCGTGCACAACGAATTGTCTTGCGCCCATTGCGAAAGTCCTGTTTGACGAATTCGGTATTGAGAAAGGTGTAATGACGACGGTCCATTCGTACACTATGGATCAAAGTTTACTGGACACCGTTCACAAGGATTATCGAAGAGCGCGTGCTGCTGCCATCAACATGATTCCCACCACAACCGGAGCGGCCTCCGCCATAGGACAGGTAATCCCTGAGTTGGCAGGAAAACTGGACGGGCTCGCGATCCGCGTAACCACTCCGAATGTGTCTTTGGTTGATTTTACTGCCTTGGTCAAGAAGGGGACCACCCCCGATGAAGTGAACGCGGCTATGAAACGTGCTTCTGAAGGTCGTATGAAAGGCATCCTGGAGTATGTCGACAAACCGCTTGTGAGTGTCGATTTCATCAACAATACACATTCGTCCATGTTCGATTCTCTCTCCACTTTCGTTGTTGGTGACAACATGGTGAAAGTACTCTCATGGTATGACAATGAATCCGGTTATTCAGCCAGAATGGTGGATCTTGCAGTACTGATGGGCGAAAAGCTGTCCTAA
- a CDS encoding DUF465 domain-containing protein, protein MEKRDLELIQEWKERDPELKKLWQEHLEFEEQLEAFNKRVYLTAGEELERKTLQKKKLKGRDEIERILSRIRQQ, encoded by the coding sequence ATGGAAAAAAGAGACCTTGAACTGATTCAGGAGTGGAAGGAAAGAGATCCCGAATTGAAGAAGTTGTGGCAGGAGCATCTCGAATTCGAGGAACAACTGGAAGCGTTCAACAAAAGGGTTTATCTCACGGCCGGTGAGGAATTGGAACGGAAGACCTTGCAGAAGAAGAAGCTCAAAGGCAGAGACGAAATCGAACGGATTCTGAGCAGGATCAGACAACAGTAA
- the tpiA gene encoding triose-phosphate isomerase — MANRTSIIAGNWKMHKTSSETRSFLEALKSAIADFEPNCEIVVAPPFTSIATAVAETDGTRIRVAAQNLHWEDRGAFTGEVSGPMVKEIGCSHVIIGHSERRQYFGETDESVNRKIQAAMRSGLVPIFCLGETLEEREAGKTFDVVKRQLIEGIGKIESPDPDRFVIAYEPVWAIGTGKTATPQQAQEVHEFLRTESAKILGQDFSDRTRILYGGSVKPDNTRSLLNQPDIDGGLVGGASLTVQDFLGIIKEAI, encoded by the coding sequence ATGGCCAATCGCACATCGATTATTGCGGGAAATTGGAAGATGCATAAGACTTCTTCCGAAACTCGCAGCTTCCTTGAGGCATTGAAATCAGCTATCGCAGATTTTGAACCGAATTGTGAGATCGTAGTCGCCCCTCCATTCACCTCGATTGCAACTGCAGTAGCGGAAACAGATGGAACGCGCATCCGGGTAGCTGCGCAGAATCTTCACTGGGAAGATAGAGGTGCATTTACCGGTGAAGTCAGCGGACCGATGGTGAAGGAGATCGGTTGTTCTCATGTTATAATCGGGCATTCCGAGCGTCGTCAGTACTTCGGAGAAACGGACGAGTCCGTGAATCGAAAGATACAGGCTGCAATGCGTAGCGGTCTCGTTCCCATTTTTTGTCTGGGAGAAACCCTCGAGGAAAGGGAGGCTGGAAAAACCTTTGACGTAGTAAAACGCCAACTTATTGAAGGAATCGGAAAAATAGAATCCCCAGATCCCGACCGTTTTGTGATAGCATATGAACCCGTTTGGGCCATCGGTACCGGAAAGACCGCGACTCCCCAGCAGGCGCAAGAGGTCCATGAGTTTCTCAGGACTGAATCGGCCAAGATATTGGGACAGGATTTCAGCGATCGGACCAGGATTCTGTATGGTGGCAGCGTAAAACCTGATAATACCCGTAGTCTCCTGAACCAGCCAGACATAGACGGCGGGCTGGTGGGTGGAGCATCCCTGACAGTTCAGGATTTTTTGGGTATTATCAAGGAAGCAATTTAG
- a CDS encoding phosphoglycerate kinase, with protein MIKSIKDLDLKGKRVFFRFDFNVPLDQSGAIKDDTRIRRALPTIEYAMEHGAKCIFTSHLGRPKGERKAEMSLAPVAGRLQELLGTAVGFADDCIGAQAETAVANLKDGDAVLLENLRFHPGETKNDPDFASQLASLADVYVNDAFGTAHRAHASTVGVPDLLKEKAAGFLMKEELENLEKALKNPQKPVVALFGGAKVSDKTELLKNLVNRMDTILIGGGMANTFLKAQGSDVGASKTEEEMVNTAAEILRDKKCTILLPVDVVVADRMEDGASTRTVTSDFIPSGQMALDIGPKTVQDFSDEISRAGTIVWNGPMGVFEIDAFKNGTMKIAEAVASASAFSLIGGGDTIRAIQQAGVADKISYISTGGGAFMEFMEGKILPGVAALEQ; from the coding sequence GTGATTAAAAGTATCAAAGATTTGGATCTAAAAGGGAAGCGAGTGTTCTTTCGATTCGACTTTAATGTCCCCCTGGACCAATCGGGAGCTATCAAGGACGATACGCGGATACGAAGAGCTCTGCCGACGATCGAGTACGCCATGGAGCACGGGGCAAAATGCATTTTCACTTCTCATCTGGGCCGTCCGAAGGGGGAGAGAAAAGCAGAAATGAGCCTTGCACCCGTTGCCGGCCGGCTCCAAGAATTGCTCGGGACTGCCGTCGGCTTTGCTGATGATTGCATCGGTGCTCAGGCAGAGACAGCCGTGGCTAACCTTAAGGACGGCGATGCGGTTCTCCTGGAAAACCTGCGTTTCCATCCCGGTGAGACAAAGAATGACCCGGATTTTGCTTCACAGTTGGCGTCCCTCGCGGACGTGTACGTGAACGATGCCTTCGGGACCGCTCACAGGGCCCATGCTTCCACGGTAGGTGTGCCGGATCTGCTCAAAGAAAAGGCTGCCGGATTCCTCATGAAAGAGGAATTGGAAAATCTCGAAAAAGCGCTGAAGAATCCTCAAAAGCCGGTGGTGGCGTTATTCGGCGGCGCAAAGGTCTCCGACAAGACAGAGCTGTTGAAAAATCTTGTAAACCGTATGGATACTATTTTGATTGGCGGTGGGATGGCGAACACTTTTCTGAAGGCGCAGGGCTCGGATGTGGGCGCGTCAAAAACGGAAGAGGAGATGGTGAATACTGCCGCGGAGATTCTCCGGGATAAGAAATGTACGATTCTGCTGCCGGTGGATGTGGTTGTTGCGGACCGAATGGAAGATGGAGCAAGCACCAGGACCGTGACATCGGATTTCATCCCTTCCGGTCAGATGGCGCTCGATATAGGACCCAAAACCGTTCAGGACTTCAGTGATGAAATCAGCCGCGCAGGAACCATCGTGTGGAACGGGCCCATGGGGGTGTTCGAGATAGACGCGTTCAAGAACGGCACCATGAAGATCGCAGAAGCAGTTGCATCTGCCTCGGCGTTTTCTCTAATAGGTGGTGGTGATACCATTCGGGCCATTCAACAGGCGGGAGTGGCCGATAAAATCTCGTATATCTCTACGGGCGGCGGTGCATTCATGGAATTCATGGAGGGCAAGATCTTGCCTGGAGTGGCTGCTCTGGAGCAGTGA